A DNA window from Bradyrhizobium sp. CCBAU 53421 contains the following coding sequences:
- a CDS encoding enoyl-CoA hydratase, which translates to MTSEIKIETGTDELLCVIRDRVAVITLNRPDARNSLSDTLTPALRTMIRTCGENPEVGVLLVTGAGKAFCAGGNVKGMGANRDPKKLEMSYEDKVADLQERQRLLTGALASVRKPTIAALPGPAVGAGLAIAMACDIRIAAQSAFISTGYLRVALSGDYGMAWLLTRLVGTSRARELMFTSEKVDAARCEQIGLVNRVVPDETLQDEAFALAKSIAEGPTLALRYMKDNLDEALQFDFATARDHEAERLIRLTTTADHKEAVQAFIEKRKPVFRGS; encoded by the coding sequence ATGACCAGCGAAATCAAGATCGAGACCGGCACCGACGAACTGCTCTGCGTGATCCGCGACCGCGTCGCCGTCATCACGCTGAACCGCCCGGACGCCCGCAACTCGCTGTCGGATACCTTGACGCCGGCGCTGCGCACGATGATCCGGACCTGCGGCGAGAACCCCGAGGTCGGCGTGCTGCTGGTCACCGGCGCCGGCAAGGCATTCTGCGCCGGCGGCAACGTCAAGGGCATGGGCGCCAATCGCGACCCGAAGAAGCTCGAAATGTCCTATGAGGACAAGGTGGCGGACCTGCAGGAGCGCCAGCGCCTCTTGACCGGTGCGCTCGCATCGGTACGCAAGCCGACCATTGCGGCGCTGCCTGGCCCTGCGGTCGGCGCCGGCCTTGCGATCGCGATGGCCTGCGACATCCGGATCGCGGCGCAATCCGCCTTCATCTCGACCGGCTATCTGCGCGTGGCGCTGAGCGGCGACTACGGCATGGCCTGGCTGCTGACCCGCCTGGTCGGCACCTCGCGCGCCCGCGAGCTGATGTTCACCTCCGAGAAGGTCGACGCCGCAAGGTGCGAGCAGATCGGTCTCGTCAACCGCGTGGTGCCGGACGAGACGTTGCAGGACGAAGCGTTCGCGCTGGCGAAATCGATCGCCGAGGGCCCGACGCTGGCGCTGCGCTATATGAAGGACAATCTCGACGAGGCACTGCAGTTCGACTTCGCCACCGCGCGCGACCACGAGGCCGAGCGACTGATCCGCCTCACCACGACGGCCGACCACAAGGAGGCCGTGCAGGCCTTCATCGAGAAGCGCAAGCCGGTGTTTAGGGGGAGCTAG
- a CDS encoding SDR family NAD(P)-dependent oxidoreductase, translating into MDIPKYKIALIVGAGEGLSASLTRLFSREGIRVALGARSIEKLGALCNETGARAYACDATKAEDVERLFGLVEREIGTPDLVVYNASGRSRGPFVELVPSEVEQAIAVSAFGGFLVAQEAAKRMLPNKKGAILFTGASASVKGYAQSAPFAMGKFALRGLAQSMARELSPQGIHVAHFVIDGGIRSAARTEPADRPDSMLDPDAIALSYWNVLQQPRSAWTWELELRPWVEKF; encoded by the coding sequence ATGGATATTCCAAAGTACAAGATCGCCCTGATCGTCGGCGCCGGCGAAGGCCTCAGCGCCTCGTTGACGCGGCTATTTTCGCGCGAGGGAATTCGCGTGGCCCTGGGCGCCCGCAGCATCGAGAAACTCGGCGCACTCTGCAACGAGACTGGCGCGCGCGCCTATGCCTGCGATGCCACCAAGGCGGAGGATGTCGAGCGCCTGTTCGGCCTGGTCGAGCGCGAGATCGGAACACCTGATCTCGTTGTCTATAACGCCTCCGGCCGCTCGCGCGGTCCGTTCGTTGAACTGGTCCCTTCCGAGGTCGAGCAGGCGATAGCGGTCTCGGCGTTCGGCGGTTTCCTGGTGGCGCAAGAGGCGGCGAAGCGCATGCTGCCCAACAAGAAAGGCGCGATCCTGTTCACCGGCGCCTCCGCCAGCGTGAAGGGCTACGCGCAATCGGCGCCGTTCGCGATGGGCAAGTTCGCATTGCGCGGACTGGCGCAGAGCATGGCGCGCGAGTTGTCGCCGCAGGGCATTCATGTCGCGCATTTCGTGATCGACGGCGGCATCCGCAGCGCCGCGCGCACCGAGCCCGCCGACCGCCCGGATTCGATGCTCGATCCCGATGCGATCGCATTGAGCTACTGGAACGTGCTGCAACAGCCGCGCAGCGCCTGGACCTGGGAGCTGGAATTGCGGCCCTGGGTTGAGAAGTTTTGA
- a CDS encoding acyl-CoA dehydrogenase family protein, translating to MQPHKQDPKPSSTTQPGLLAPDTTGMNFYRADPALTDLLKLHLPEALFRHIEPHLDRLGGLAGGYLDECARLADRHTPVLHPRDKFGRDVQYIEYHPAYREIEKAAFGEFGIHALSIRKGIMGWPDKYPVVAKHAFTFLFNQAEFGMGCPINVTDGCAKLLANFGSEALKAKYLDGLTQTDMSRLTQGGQFMTEKEGGSDVGTLTTRAVQEGDHWRLYGEKWFCSNADAKVVMLLARPEGAGPGTKGVGLFLMPRFLDDGSQNHYRIVRLKDKLGTRSMASGEIKFDGAIAYAVGKLDRGFVQMAEMVNSSRLSNGVKSTALMRRAWHDAITVARGRVVFGQRIIDLPLARRQLMKIMLPTEQALSMSFLTADALDRAEAGSQDAAALLRILTPTLKFRATRDTRKVCGDAMEMRGGIGYIEEFVTPRLLRDAHLGSIWEGTGNIVAIDALKRAVGRHGADAALAADLHARLDDSPNVPEAWRNRLRDLGDRAIAFAREVASRIDNEGDARRATSLLYHVASAVALAWEGGRIHEMRGDARRLLLSRMVIDHRVMPGDPFRLAENTVQRRMTEHLLGDRTVGMAEVGELLSAA from the coding sequence ATGCAGCCGCACAAGCAGGATCCGAAACCGTCGTCCACCACCCAGCCGGGCCTGTTGGCGCCCGATACGACGGGAATGAATTTCTACCGGGCCGATCCGGCGCTGACCGATCTCCTGAAGCTGCATCTGCCCGAGGCATTGTTCCGCCACATCGAGCCGCATCTCGACCGGCTCGGCGGATTGGCCGGCGGCTATCTCGACGAATGCGCGCGGCTTGCCGACCGGCATACGCCGGTGCTGCACCCGCGCGACAAGTTCGGCCGCGACGTGCAGTACATCGAGTATCATCCGGCCTATCGCGAGATCGAGAAGGCCGCGTTCGGCGAGTTCGGCATTCACGCGCTGTCGATCCGCAAGGGCATCATGGGCTGGCCCGACAAATATCCTGTGGTGGCCAAGCACGCCTTCACCTTCCTGTTCAATCAGGCCGAATTCGGCATGGGCTGCCCGATCAACGTCACCGACGGTTGCGCCAAGCTGCTGGCCAATTTCGGCAGCGAGGCGTTGAAGGCGAAATATTTGGACGGACTGACCCAGACCGACATGAGCAGACTGACGCAGGGCGGCCAGTTCATGACCGAGAAGGAAGGCGGCTCCGACGTCGGCACGCTGACCACGCGCGCCGTGCAGGAGGGCGATCACTGGCGGCTCTATGGCGAGAAGTGGTTCTGCTCGAACGCCGATGCCAAGGTGGTGATGCTGCTGGCGCGGCCGGAAGGCGCAGGGCCGGGCACAAAGGGCGTCGGCCTGTTCCTGATGCCGCGCTTCCTCGACGACGGCTCGCAGAACCACTACCGGATCGTGCGGCTGAAGGACAAGCTCGGCACCCGCTCGATGGCGTCGGGCGAGATCAAGTTCGACGGCGCGATCGCTTACGCCGTCGGCAAGCTCGACCGCGGCTTCGTGCAGATGGCCGAGATGGTGAACTCGTCGCGGCTGTCCAACGGCGTGAAGTCGACCGCGCTGATGCGTCGTGCCTGGCACGATGCCATCACGGTCGCGCGGGGCCGCGTGGTGTTCGGCCAGCGCATCATCGATCTGCCGCTGGCGCGGCGCCAGCTGATGAAGATCATGCTGCCGACCGAGCAGGCGTTGTCGATGAGTTTCCTGACCGCCGATGCGCTCGACCGCGCCGAGGCCGGCAGCCAGGATGCCGCAGCACTGCTCCGTATCCTGACGCCGACCTTGAAATTCCGCGCCACCCGCGATACCCGCAAGGTCTGCGGCGATGCGATGGAGATGCGCGGCGGCATCGGCTACATCGAGGAATTCGTCACGCCGCGGCTGCTGCGCGATGCGCATCTCGGCTCGATCTGGGAAGGCACCGGCAACATCGTCGCGATCGATGCGCTGAAGCGCGCGGTCGGACGCCATGGCGCCGACGCTGCGCTCGCCGCGGATCTGCATGCACGGCTCGATGACAGCCCGAATGTGCCCGAGGCGTGGCGCAACCGACTGCGCGATCTCGGCGACCGCGCGATCGCGTTTGCGCGCGAGGTCGCAAGCCGCATTGACAATGAGGGCGATGCGCGGCGCGCCACCAGCCTGCTCTATCATGTCGCAAGCGCGGTGGCGCTGGCGTGGGAGGGGGGACGCATCCATGAGATGCGCGGCGATGCGCGCCGGCTGCTGCTGTCGCGGATGGTGATCGATCACCGCGTGATGCCGGGCGATCCGTTCCGGCTTGCGGAAAATACCGTTCAACGCAGGATGACCGAGCACCTGCTCGGCGATCGCACTGTGGGCATGGCCGAGGTTGGCGAATTGCTATCAGCAGCGTAG
- a CDS encoding Zn-dependent alcohol dehydrogenase, translated as MKAAVLHEVNQPLVIEDVSVPNPGPREVLIRTAVAGLCHSDLHFMEGLYPHPLPAVLGHESAGVVEKVGSDVNYVKPGDHVVTCLSVFCGTCDNCTTGRTVLCTDTTVKMLPGASNRLSWGRKEKLNQFLNLSSFAEQMLVHENAIVKIKKEMPLDLAALIGCGVITGYGAVVNTAKVTAGETVAVIGCGGVGMAAINGAQIAGAGRIIAIDTNPAKLQLATKLGATDIVDPARGDVVQQVRELTGGGVQHSFEVLGRKDTAEQAFAMLAAGGTATIVGMIPFGQKIELHGFDFLRERRIQGSSMGSNHFRVDMPRLVDFYMRGKLHLEDWISAKLKLSEINEGFANMKAGKTLRSVIMFDS; from the coding sequence ATGAAGGCCGCCGTCCTGCATGAAGTCAATCAGCCGCTGGTGATCGAGGATGTCAGCGTGCCCAATCCGGGGCCGCGCGAGGTCCTGATCCGCACCGCGGTCGCGGGGCTCTGCCATTCCGATCTGCACTTCATGGAAGGGCTTTATCCGCACCCTCTGCCGGCGGTGCTCGGCCATGAATCGGCCGGTGTGGTCGAGAAGGTCGGCTCCGACGTCAACTACGTGAAGCCCGGCGATCACGTCGTCACGTGTCTCTCGGTATTTTGCGGCACCTGCGACAATTGCACCACGGGCCGCACCGTGCTGTGCACCGACACCACGGTGAAGATGCTGCCCGGCGCCTCCAACCGCCTGTCGTGGGGCCGGAAGGAGAAGCTCAACCAGTTCCTCAACCTGTCGTCTTTTGCCGAGCAGATGCTGGTGCACGAGAACGCCATCGTGAAGATCAAGAAGGAGATGCCGCTCGATCTCGCCGCGCTGATCGGCTGCGGCGTCATCACCGGCTACGGCGCCGTGGTGAACACCGCGAAGGTGACCGCCGGCGAGACCGTGGCTGTGATCGGCTGCGGCGGCGTCGGCATGGCCGCGATCAACGGCGCGCAGATCGCCGGCGCCGGCCGCATCATCGCGATCGACACCAATCCGGCGAAGCTGCAACTCGCGACCAAGCTCGGGGCCACCGACATCGTCGATCCCGCGCGCGGCGACGTCGTGCAGCAGGTACGCGAACTCACCGGCGGCGGCGTGCAGCACTCGTTCGAGGTGCTCGGCCGCAAGGACACCGCCGAGCAGGCCTTCGCCATGCTGGCGGCAGGTGGCACCGCGACCATCGTCGGCATGATCCCGTTCGGCCAGAAAATCGAGCTGCACGGCTTCGACTTCCTGCGCGAGCGCCGCATCCAGGGCTCGTCGATGGGCTCCAACCACTTCCGCGTCGACATGCCGCGCCTCGTCGATTTCTACATGCGCGGCAAGCTGCATCTCGAGGACTGGATCTCGGCCAAGCTGAAGCTTAGTGAGATCAACGAAGGCTTTGCCAACATGAAAGCCGGCAAGACGCTGCGCAGCGTGATCATGTTCGATAGCTAG
- a CDS encoding nuclear transport factor 2 family protein: protein MSNDLEELTKLNKDYVDSVQNCDVKRFDEILAQDFYCTNPDKSLVDRAAFLKQTAIPVKIRGLKAEDVKIRILGDFAIIHAQTSYTTADGESAHGRYTDCWARQNGKWLAVSAHVAR, encoded by the coding sequence ATGAGCAACGATCTCGAAGAGCTGACAAAACTCAACAAGGACTACGTCGACTCGGTCCAAAACTGCGACGTCAAGCGCTTCGACGAAATCCTGGCGCAGGACTTCTACTGCACCAATCCCGACAAGAGCCTGGTCGACCGCGCCGCCTTCCTGAAACAGACGGCGATCCCGGTGAAAATCAGGGGACTGAAGGCCGAGGACGTCAAGATCCGCATCCTCGGCGATTTCGCCATCATCCACGCCCAGACCAGCTACACCACCGCAGACGGTGAGAGCGCGCACGGCCGCTACACCGACTGCTGGGCGCGGCAGAACGGCAAATGGCTCGCGGTGTCCGCGCACGTCGCGCGGTGA
- a CDS encoding amidase, whose amino-acid sequence MAKSQYSFKTAVELSKALRNKQVSAVELAEDAIGRIERHDGKVNAVCVRDFERGLAAARAADAAIARGEHKPLLGIPMTVKESFNVAGLPTTWGFPPQKDFVPAEDALSITRVKDAGGVILGKTNVPVALADWQSYNEIYGTTNNPYDLGRTPGGSSGGSSAALAAGYGALSLGSDIGGSLRVPGFHCGIYAHKPTFALLPSRGHTPPPLPPLPFDRDLSVIGPMARGAADLSLVLDVMAGPDPLEAGKAYRLDLPVARHTALKDFRILVIDSDPVMPTDKVIRGSIDKLASNLDKAGAKVSRSSPLLPDFAASSRLYMRILLSFLAATFPPEVYAGACAAAAALPAGDTSLQAERLRGIALSHRDWVIADGGRARLRAQWRELFKSFDAVICPIMPTPAYPHDHSPDQEQRKILIDGEPHVYTDQLAWPGIATLPGLPSTAIPTGFAPDGLPIGVQIVGPWLEDRTPLKLAELIEREFGGFVPPKMFDD is encoded by the coding sequence GTGGCCAAATCGCAATACAGTTTCAAGACCGCCGTCGAACTGTCGAAAGCCCTCCGCAACAAGCAGGTCTCCGCCGTCGAGCTCGCCGAAGACGCGATCGGCCGCATCGAGCGTCACGACGGCAAGGTCAACGCGGTCTGCGTGCGCGATTTCGAGCGCGGCCTTGCTGCGGCCCGTGCCGCGGATGCCGCGATCGCGCGCGGCGAGCACAAGCCGCTGCTCGGCATTCCCATGACGGTGAAGGAATCCTTCAACGTCGCGGGATTGCCGACCACCTGGGGTTTCCCGCCGCAGAAGGATTTCGTGCCCGCTGAGGACGCGCTCTCGATTACGCGGGTGAAGGACGCCGGCGGCGTCATCCTCGGCAAGACCAACGTGCCGGTCGCGCTCGCCGACTGGCAGAGCTACAACGAGATCTACGGCACTACCAACAACCCCTACGACCTCGGCCGCACGCCGGGCGGCTCGTCCGGCGGATCGTCGGCGGCGCTCGCCGCGGGCTACGGCGCATTGTCGCTCGGCTCCGACATCGGCGGCTCGCTGCGCGTGCCGGGATTCCACTGCGGCATCTATGCGCACAAGCCGACCTTCGCGCTGCTGCCGTCGCGCGGCCACACTCCGCCGCCGCTGCCGCCGCTGCCGTTCGATCGCGATCTTTCCGTGATCGGCCCGATGGCGCGCGGCGCGGCCGACCTCTCCCTCGTGCTCGACGTGATGGCCGGCCCCGATCCGCTCGAAGCGGGCAAGGCCTACCGGCTGGACCTGCCGGTGGCGCGCCACACCGCCTTGAAGGATTTCCGCATCCTCGTGATCGACAGCGATCCGGTGATGCCGACCGACAAGGTGATCCGGGGAAGCATCGACAAGCTCGCCAGCAATCTCGACAAGGCCGGCGCGAAGGTGTCGCGCTCGAGCCCGCTGCTGCCGGACTTCGCCGCGTCCTCGCGGCTTTACATGCGGATCCTGCTGTCGTTCCTCGCGGCGACCTTCCCGCCGGAGGTCTATGCCGGCGCCTGCGCCGCGGCAGCCGCGCTGCCGGCCGGCGATACCAGCCTGCAAGCCGAGCGGCTGCGCGGCATCGCGCTCAGCCATCGCGACTGGGTGATCGCCGACGGCGGCCGCGCCCGGCTGCGTGCGCAATGGCGCGAGCTGTTCAAATCGTTCGACGCTGTGATCTGCCCGATCATGCCGACGCCGGCCTATCCACACGATCACTCACCCGACCAGGAGCAGCGCAAAATCCTGATCGACGGTGAGCCGCACGTCTACACTGACCAGCTCGCCTGGCCCGGCATCGCGACCCTGCCCGGCCTGCCTTCGACCGCGATCCCGACCGGCTTTGCGCCGGACGGATTGCCGATCGGCGTGCAGATCGTCGGCCCCTGGCTCGAGGACCGCACACCGCTCAAGCTCGCCGAGCTGATCGAGCGCGAATTCGGCGGCTTCGTGCCGCCGAAGATGTTCGACGATTGA
- the mbfA gene encoding iron exporter MbfA, producing MKNFADLTEREVLAVAIASEEEDSRIYMSFAEDLTERYPDTAKIFEEMAEEERGHRHRLLETYEQRFGPHLPPIRREDVKGFLRRRPIWLTKNLPLDTIRKEVETMELEAERFYAKAAEKAEDVGVRRLLGDLAEEEKGHEKLAVRLTGEILKPDVRAEEDRTRRRMFVLQYVQPGLAGLMDGSVSTLAPLFAAAFATHHNWQTFLVGLAASIGAGISMGFAEALSDDGSLTGRGSPWLRGLTCGLMTTLGGLGHTIPYLVPDAWPNAFWIATAIAGIVVFFELWAIAFIRSRYMDTPFLQAVFQIVLGGAIVLAVGILIGAA from the coding sequence GTGAAGAATTTCGCCGATCTGACCGAGCGCGAGGTGCTGGCGGTCGCGATTGCCTCCGAGGAGGAGGACAGCCGCATCTACATGTCCTTCGCCGAGGATCTCACCGAACGCTATCCTGATACCGCGAAGATCTTTGAGGAGATGGCCGAAGAGGAACGCGGCCATCGCCACCGGCTGCTCGAAACCTATGAGCAGCGCTTCGGTCCGCATCTGCCGCCGATCCGGCGCGAGGACGTCAAAGGCTTTCTGCGCCGGCGTCCGATCTGGCTGACCAAGAACCTGCCGCTCGACACCATCCGCAAGGAAGTCGAGACCATGGAGCTGGAGGCCGAGCGCTTCTACGCCAAGGCCGCCGAGAAAGCCGAGGATGTCGGTGTGCGCCGCCTGCTCGGCGATCTCGCCGAGGAGGAGAAGGGTCACGAGAAGCTCGCGGTCCGCCTGACCGGCGAGATACTCAAGCCCGATGTGCGCGCCGAGGAAGACCGCACGCGGCGGCGGATGTTCGTGCTGCAATATGTGCAGCCGGGCCTCGCCGGATTGATGGACGGCTCGGTCTCGACCCTGGCGCCGCTGTTCGCCGCCGCCTTCGCCACGCATCACAACTGGCAGACGTTTCTGGTCGGCCTCGCCGCATCGATCGGCGCCGGCATCAGCATGGGCTTTGCCGAAGCGCTGTCCGACGACGGCTCGCTGACCGGCCGCGGCTCACCCTGGCTGCGCGGCCTGACCTGCGGATTGATGACGACGCTCGGTGGCCTCGGCCACACCATTCCCTATCTGGTGCCCGACGCCTGGCCGAACGCATTCTGGATCGCGACCGCGATCGCCGGGATCGTGGTGTTCTTCGAATTGTGGGCGATCGCCTTCATCCGCTCGCGCTACATGGACACGCCGTTCCTGCAGGCGGTGTTCCAGATCGTGCTCGGCGGCGCGATCGTGCTCGCGGTCGGCATCCTGATCGGCGCGGCGTAG